ACTTCCAGGCGATCGATATAAGTATTTGCAACTTCTTCGAGCCAGACCGTGGCCCAGATGCCGGAAGAAGGCGTATACCATATCCCGCTATTGTTGCGCTTCTGTTTACCACGCAGTTGGTAAAGGTCCGGATCGTCCGTGCCGTCGACGACTCGAAGCTCAATAGAGTTCTTTCCTCTCTTGGCTGCATCGGTGATATCAAAACCAAATGGCAAGTTCCCTCCAATGTGATCACCAACCATCTCGCCATTGACCCACACCATACATTTGTAATCGACCCCTTCAAAGTTAAGCAACAATCTGTCTTTTGGAGCTGCCTTCAGATTGAACTCATGATGGTACCAAATGACTTCGCTGGGCTCCAAGCGTCGGCCCACACCTGAAAGCGGGGTTTCCAAAGCGAACGGCACTAAAATCTCACTTTCCCACTCAGAAGGTCGAGCCGCGGTATTCTTAGTCACGGCAAACTTCCACAGCCCATTCAGATTCGTCCAATTCTCTCGAACCATCTGAGGTCTGGGGTAATCACGCCACGCATTATCTGGAGTAACTTTTTCACCCCAGGGTGTTAGCATCGTGTTTTCTGCTGGTTTCCAGTCGCTGGCAAAAGATGACAAAGAAGCACATGCCAGTATCAACAATAAGAATCGTAGTTTCATAGGTAAGATCAGTGAAATGAAAGGGTGCACAAATTGGTATTGAGCATCAATCCAGTACTTTCTTGACCGTCACACCCCCTATTATCCAGCCAACCGATTTGAGTTGAAGATCAGGCGAACAAGATTTACAACTCCACAAGCGTTTCTTTCTGGAAAGTTGCGTTAAAGAAAAGCCCTATCACTTCCGAGACATTCACAACACGATCTTACATCAGCTGGGTATTGATCAAAACCAGTTGACCTACCCGCACCTGGGAAGAGATGAGCGACTCACCTTTCTCGAAGGTGGATTGATCGAAGATATTATTTAATTCTCTTAGGAAAATGTTACGGTCGAACCGTCCTATCTTTACAAGCACTGAAGCTTCTTTAAATAGGAGGTCTAAGAATACCTCTGCCAATCAGGTTGAGCATCTACCCATACAATGAACCGTAGTTTCCCATTAGTCCTCCTTGGCCTTATACCCTACCTACTCTATTCGAAGACAGAATCTATTGATTACAGCCGCGATATTCTTCCCATTTTGTCGCAAAACTGTTTCGAATGTCACGGCCCAGACGAGGGGACCAGAGAAGCCGACCTCCGCCTCGATACGCCGGATGGTGCTTATGCAGATATATTTGGAGCCGTTGCGGTTAAACCAGGCTACCCTGAGGACAGTGAACTGATATATCGAATCGAGGTGAAGGATAAGGATGACATGATGCCACCACCCGATTCCAAAAAAACTCTCTCCACTGAAGAAAAAGAGCTGCTTCACACCTGGATAAAGGAAGGTGGTCAATACGACTCTCACTGGGCCTTTCAAATTCCCAAGAAAGCAGATATCCCAAATGGAGCAAAACACCCGGTAGATTTCTGGGTTCGTGCGCGACTTAGCGAGGAAAGTCTCGATCCCTCAAACCCTGCAAATCCAAACACTTTAATCCGGCGAATCTCTCTCGACCTGACTGGACTTCCACCGAGCCCTCAAGAAATAGAGGCCTACCTCAGAGCCTATAAGAAGAACTCAAAAAGAGCCACCGAAGCTTTGATAGATGACTTGATGGCGCGCCCCACTTTTGGTGAAAAATGGGCCAGGCACTGGTTAGACATAGCACGATATTCAGATACCAACGGATTCGAAAAAGATAAACCCCGCGACCAATGGGCTTACCGGGATTGGGTAATCAATGCCATCAACGATGATTTGCCCTATGACCAATTCCTGATTGAGCAACTTGCGGGTGATCTAATTCCCAATCGTACTCAGGACCAACTCATCGCAAGCGGTTTTATGCGCAATGGCATGGTTAATGAGGAAGGAGCTATCGTCCCAGAGCAATTTAGACTGGAAGGTATCTTTGATCGAATGGATACTTTTGGGAAAGCCACCATTGGATTGACACTTCAATGTGCACAATGCCACACCCATAAATTTGATCCTATCACCCATGACGAATACTTTCAATTGTTTGCTTTTTTTAACGAAACTCACGAGGCCAAATCCTGGATTTATAGCGATAAACAATTGTCCAAAATCCAGAATATAAAAAGCGAGATTGTTAATCTTGAAAACCAAATCCGCAAACAAAGGCCACTATGGGCTGAAGAGTTAGCGCAATGGAAGAAAGAGCAGATTCAAACGGATTCTATTTGGGAAGTCTGGGACACTCATGTTCAAGATTGGAAAGGCGGCCTCAACCATCCCGAAGAATTGGATGATCACAGTATACTCACCTTGGGCCATCCAACTGTAACGGGGTATTCCATTATTGAAGGCGAAATCAAATTGCCCACAATTACGGGTATCCGCTTGGAAGCCCTCCTTCACGGAGACCAACCTTTTAATGGACCAGGAAGAAGCTATTGGGGCACGTTTGCCATCAGTGAAATGGAAGTTTACCGCAAATCTCCAGGAGAGGAAGAATGGACAAAGGTAGAGTTGAAAAACGCATCCGCTGATTTTGAAACTAAAAGAGTTCCTTTGAAGAAGTACTTCCGACACAAAGTAAAAGATCCGAATAACGAGCGACTTGTTGGCCCAGTTGAGTTCATGATTGATGGAGACGAAACGACAGCTTGGGCCCCAGACCGTGGTCCGGTATTGCGACATACTGAATCAGTGGCCGTCATTCAATTTGACGGCAGCCTAAGTTTACCGGAGGGAAGTCAGTTAAAAATCCACCTCATTCAAAATCATGGTGGCGATGGAAATGACCGGGAAAATCAACAACTGGGGCGATATCGTTTTTCGTTAAGCACAGCAGCAGCCCCTCAAGCTCCTACTTACGACCATGCAGTAACCCTCGCATTGCAAAAAATTCAATCTGGCTTGTCGGACACTGAGGAGAAAACACTATTTCGAGCATGGCGACAAAGTGTAGACGAACTGGAATTGGAAAATAAGGAAATCGCCGAGCTTGAGGCCAACTATCCAGAGGCAAGAACGAGTGTGCTTCATTCCAAGGATACAACTGAAGAATTAGCCAGAGTAACCCGCCTATTAGATCGTGGCACATGGGACAGCCCTAAACACGAAATCAAAAGAAACACTCCAGCTGTCCTTAACCCGATGCTGGAGAAAGATCCTACACGCCTCGACCTGGCAAATTGGGTAACAAGCGACGAAGCTCCACTCACAGCTAGAGTTCAAGTAAACCGAGTATGGCAGGCATTTTTTGGTACCGGGCTAGTAACCACATCTGAAGATTTTGGAACCCGAGCGCCAAAACCAGAATACCTAGAAATTCTCGACTGGCTAGCGGTTGATTTCATGGAAAACAACTGGAGCCTGAAAACGCTCATAAAAACAATTCTCGTTAGTGAAACCTACCAACAAAGCTCACAATTATCCGAGGAGTTGAATAAACGTGATCCGCGTAATGTGCTGCTGGCGCGTGGCCCCCGATTTAGAGCAGAGGCGGAGGTGGTTCGCGATATAGCATTAGCAGCCTCCGGCTTACTCACCCATAAGTTGGGAGGACCAAGCATTTATCCTCCTGTGCCTCAATCGGTCTTGGACTATAATTACGTAAAGCCCGATTACTGGGATCCAGCAACCGATGATAACCGCTATCGTCGTTCATTGTATCTATTTCGAAAACGATCTATGCCCGATCCGGTGTTGTCATCATTTGATGCCCCGAATGCTGATGTTTCATGCGCACGTCGCGTTCGGTCAAATACCCCTCTTTCCGCACTGACCTCACTCAATGAAACTATTTTCGTAGAAGCATCCCAGGGCCTTGCACTCAGAATATTGAGAGAAGGCGGCACCAATGATTCAGATCGCGTCAACTACGGTTATCTTCTGACGACCGGCAGACCAGCATCACGTTACGAAACCAAGGAAATTCTAAACCTAATTAATTCACAAAAAGATCGCCTTGCAGAAGGATGGTTGGACATTCGTAAAATCGCTTTTCGGACCCCCGACACCCCTCAGGAATTACCGAAAGGAATCAGCCCACTCGATGTCGCCTCATGGACCATCGCCTCACGCGTGCTATTGAATCTCGATGAAACGCTGACTAAAAACTAAGCGTCATGGAAAAAGAAATACAAAAGGAATTCGCAACTTTTCAAACACGCCGTTGGTTTCTTAAGAACTGCGGAGTCGGCATGGCTGGTCTGGCGCTTAATTCAATGTTAGCGCGTGACGGAACCGGAGCATATTCGCCAAATCCGCTAGCCCCAAAAGCATCTCATTTTACGCCTACGGCGAAAAGGGTAATCTATATTTTCCAGGCAGGTGGACCGAGCCACATTGACCTTTTTGATCCTAAGCCCGAATTAGTAAAACGTAACGGGCAACTGCCACCTGCAGAGTTGCTAAAAGATTATCGTGCCGCTTTTATTAAGCCAAACTCCGCCCTATACGGCTCCGAGTTTAAATTTAGCCACCAAGGCCAAAGTGGATTTGAAATTAGCGAATTATTACCCCACATAGGAAAACATGTAGACGACATATGCTTTATTCGCTCGATGCATACTGATGCAGTAAACCATGCTCCTGCTCAAATATTTATGAGCACAGGCCATCAACAGTTTGGCCGACCGAGCCTTGGGGCTTGGAGCCTCTACGGACTGGGAAGCGAAACAGAAGAACTTCCCGGATACGTCGTTTTAACCAGTGCCAAAGGAACCAGCGGCGGGGCAAGTAACTATGGATGCGGATTCCTGCCGACCATCTATAACGGTGTTCCTTTTCGTGGAACTGGAGATCCCATACTTTACTTGTCTAACCCTATAGGCTACGACCGACAGGCCCAGCGCGCTTCTCTCGACACCCTAAAGAGGCTCAATCAACAAACATTGGATACCACAGCGGATCCAGAAACAGCAGCGCGAATTCAAGCCTACGAAACAGCCTATCGTTTGCAGACGAGTGCACCCGAGCTTATGGACCTGAGGCAAGAGTCTCAGACGACACTTGATTCGTATATGATCAAAGATGTCAAAGAGTCGAATTTTGCGCGCAATTGCCTACTCGCCCGACGACTTCTAGAACGAGACGTTCGTTTTGTTCAGCTCTTTCACGAAGCCTGGGATCAGCACGGCAACCTGGTGGATGGACATACCAAAAACTGTAAAGATACCGACCAACCTGTGGCAGCGCTTCTACAGGACCTCAAGGACCGCGATATGTTGAAGGACACACTGGTCGTATGGGGTGGTGAATTCGGACGGACTCCGATGACCCAAAGCCAGGGAGACAAAGATGGCCGAGACCACCATAATAAGGCATTCACCATGTGGCTGGCAGGTGGAGGAGTAAAGGGTGGCCATGTTCATGGAGCTACGGATGAGTTCGGATTTAATATAACTGAAAAACCGGTACATGTTCATGACCTTAACGCTACCCTTCTCCATATACTCGGCTTCGATCACGAACGATTGACCTACCGCTTTCAAGGAAGAGACTTCCGACTTACCGATGTTGATGGGCACGTGGTTCATGATATCTTAGCTTAAA
This genomic stretch from Opitutia bacterium ISCC 52 harbors:
- a CDS encoding DUF1501 domain-containing protein produces the protein MESCVKEKPYHFRDIHNTILHQLGIDQNQLTYPHLGRDERLTFLEGGLIEDII
- a CDS encoding PSD1 and planctomycete cytochrome C domain-containing protein; amino-acid sequence: MNRSFPLVLLGLIPYLLYSKTESIDYSRDILPILSQNCFECHGPDEGTREADLRLDTPDGAYADIFGAVAVKPGYPEDSELIYRIEVKDKDDMMPPPDSKKTLSTEEKELLHTWIKEGGQYDSHWAFQIPKKADIPNGAKHPVDFWVRARLSEESLDPSNPANPNTLIRRISLDLTGLPPSPQEIEAYLRAYKKNSKRATEALIDDLMARPTFGEKWARHWLDIARYSDTNGFEKDKPRDQWAYRDWVINAINDDLPYDQFLIEQLAGDLIPNRTQDQLIASGFMRNGMVNEEGAIVPEQFRLEGIFDRMDTFGKATIGLTLQCAQCHTHKFDPITHDEYFQLFAFFNETHEAKSWIYSDKQLSKIQNIKSEIVNLENQIRKQRPLWAEELAQWKKEQIQTDSIWEVWDTHVQDWKGGLNHPEELDDHSILTLGHPTVTGYSIIEGEIKLPTITGIRLEALLHGDQPFNGPGRSYWGTFAISEMEVYRKSPGEEEWTKVELKNASADFETKRVPLKKYFRHKVKDPNNERLVGPVEFMIDGDETTAWAPDRGPVLRHTESVAVIQFDGSLSLPEGSQLKIHLIQNHGGDGNDRENQQLGRYRFSLSTAAAPQAPTYDHAVTLALQKIQSGLSDTEEKTLFRAWRQSVDELELENKEIAELEANYPEARTSVLHSKDTTEELARVTRLLDRGTWDSPKHEIKRNTPAVLNPMLEKDPTRLDLANWVTSDEAPLTARVQVNRVWQAFFGTGLVTTSEDFGTRAPKPEYLEILDWLAVDFMENNWSLKTLIKTILVSETYQQSSQLSEELNKRDPRNVLLARGPRFRAEAEVVRDIALAASGLLTHKLGGPSIYPPVPQSVLDYNYVKPDYWDPATDDNRYRRSLYLFRKRSMPDPVLSSFDAPNADVSCARRVRSNTPLSALTSLNETIFVEASQGLALRILREGGTNDSDRVNYGYLLTTGRPASRYETKEILNLINSQKDRLAEGWLDIRKIAFRTPDTPQELPKGISPLDVASWTIASRVLLNLDETLTKN
- a CDS encoding DUF1501 domain-containing protein, with translation MEKEIQKEFATFQTRRWFLKNCGVGMAGLALNSMLARDGTGAYSPNPLAPKASHFTPTAKRVIYIFQAGGPSHIDLFDPKPELVKRNGQLPPAELLKDYRAAFIKPNSALYGSEFKFSHQGQSGFEISELLPHIGKHVDDICFIRSMHTDAVNHAPAQIFMSTGHQQFGRPSLGAWSLYGLGSETEELPGYVVLTSAKGTSGGASNYGCGFLPTIYNGVPFRGTGDPILYLSNPIGYDRQAQRASLDTLKRLNQQTLDTTADPETAARIQAYETAYRLQTSAPELMDLRQESQTTLDSYMIKDVKESNFARNCLLARRLLERDVRFVQLFHEAWDQHGNLVDGHTKNCKDTDQPVAALLQDLKDRDMLKDTLVVWGGEFGRTPMTQSQGDKDGRDHHNKAFTMWLAGGGVKGGHVHGATDEFGFNITEKPVHVHDLNATLLHILGFDHERLTYRFQGRDFRLTDVDGHVVHDILA